One Vespula vulgaris chromosome 7, iyVesVulg1.1, whole genome shotgun sequence genomic window, aaatatattctaaatttCCCATAAAACactattactataatatgtatataaatacacataattaataacatattatttcGTTCCTTGAATTTGACATATCAATCGAGCTAGGGATGTATCTATGATATTTTGCACCATGAGGATACATTTCtttctgtaaataaaatatgaataatatatatactacatttcacataaaatattataatactatgaTATTtaacgtatacacatacacacccacacatacacatgtacgtTACAAAAAGATTAGATTATCGAAGATAACGAAACAAGATAGCGAAACAAAAAGTCATAATTTTTCgtaaatcataaaatttataaatatgaaaaacaaagtttgtttatttattaaggGGACAAAATTCGATGTCGgttcatttttattgtaacaAATCGAGAAGTGAAAGTAAGCAAAAGGTTCGTACCAAATGTGTCAACCGGTTTTCCTGTATAATGTTTCGCAATATACGTTATACGAAGGATAAAGACCACTTGAAAAGCCggaagaaagagacggaaagaaGTTAGATTACGGAGAGGGGAGACAAACGTGAATTCTTAAGGAAAGTTCTTATACACTGACGGGCTTACTTCAGTTAGTATCGATTGGATCTTCGATTGTTTggtatcgttcttttttaacagtgcaattattaattgttagtaaagtactaattaataataataatagtaatgataataataataaattcttaaaatatactcgtaataataataataataataataataataataataataataataataataataataatatattctttactgtgctatattacttatttatatacatattgctattaatatatatatatatatatatatatataaataatccgttattaatagaaatattttactatggaattatttctttttctttaaaataaaatttttattctgtaGGTTACAATGCAGTACAAGTTGTCGTATTTCGATGTAATGGGTTTGGGCGAACCAATAAGATTCTTGTTAAGTTACGGTGGCGCCAAATTTGAAGATATTCGTATTGATCGTGAACAATGGGGAAAGTTTAAACCaggtatatatactttttattattgattgttTATTACCgagttattctttttttttgtttattattaattgttcatTGAATGAGATTATTATgtcacttatttattattaattgtttcagTTTACATCAATGAATTGTTTGACTATTTTATGACaccaaataatattgtaaattaacaagtaaatttatttaattgtctATCGTTTTTTGTAGCAACTCCGTTCGGGCAAATGCCAATTTTAGAATTTGACGGTAAAGTTTATTCACAAACGTTACCGATTTGTCGTTATTTAgcgaagaaatataatttaaatggtAAAACGGATTTGGACGATTTACAAATCGATGCTATTGCTAATGCTCTTCACGATCTCAGAAAACGTAAGATTTGAATAtcttaaatattctaatattttatattacgatttaaattaaaaactttttgtttattcatcGATTTATTTGTAGAAGTAGCACTTTTCTATAGAAGCACTGATCCCAACGAAAAGgctaaaagaaaggaagaagtttTAACCACAACTTtaccattttatttaaaaaagttagAAGAGCTGGCTCATAATAATGGTGGTTATTTGCATGGTGGTCAggtacaaatttatattattattattattttatttatcatgaatttttttttataaaaaatacagagCATGGGCTAAAAGTTTTTAGGTTAACTATTGGAAAAGTTCTTGGATCTTTAGACTTGTAGTTTAATAACTTCAATGCTTGtagttttataatttgaaaagaattaacttaaaaaatattgaaaaagagtaattgattgtTGAATTTATCTAGAAACTTTGATctatttaaaaacttttagCTCGcctaaaaaatattcatttagaaataaggataataatgaaaaagaaaaatgaaattcattttatagaTTCAACCATTGTAGTAAACTAGTTCTATTTCATTACTGTAATTCTTATTCTTGtgcaatttgttttttaataaacatttcttgtttttcataatatataaaatataaaatatgacacataatttttttttcttagttgAGTTATGCCGACTTGTTCTTCGTGGCCATTTCGGATTCAATTAACAATGCCTGTGAGTTAGATATTGGCGAGAATAATCCTAATTTAAAGTCTCTCAGGGAGAAGGTACTTGCAATTCCAAAAATTAAGGAATGGGTTCAGAAGAGACCTAAACTGGAATTTTAAGTATTTCTAATTTGATATCACTTTCACACACaaatcttattctttttaaaggtattgtaaaaaatctactattacaataattaaaatagatttaatGCGATGTGtattgtgtttttttttttttatataaaaaaagaaattaaacaaCATCGTCGTACGAAGTTTCCTGTTGAatatgaaaagtaaataaataatttattagtaCTTAATATCGTTAATATGCGATATCTCCTcgtgtctttttttctaaatgaaaaattttacaaaatacctatgtacaataaaaaaacaaaaagggatGTTGATAAAAACATCAGTGTGGCTGCTGTGGCAGCCAAGAAAACGTTCTTCTTTCGTGGTATCTTTGTAGCCACGTGAAAATCTTTCCTCGACtgcaacaaattattaataacaacattaaattaatgtcaaaaaattgtataaaaatatcttgcaagaaatgatttatttttaataataaatgtttaatgcGAGTACTTGCTTAATTTAGGGAACTTAAGAAAATTTACGTTtgctttgttcttttctttttacttttgctTTGTTCAATTTCTTCTCACAGACGAGTAAGAGATATCGTGAGATGTTACTGAATACAATGAATAGTAAATACGTGAAAGGATATCAAGTATTCTTATAAACCTTTGACGGTCAGTAAGTCGTGACCTATGGAATCGTACGTATCGGTAATACCGATAATATGGGGAATTATAATTTATGGGTTGTCTTTTCCATTACAAAAAcaagtttaataatattactaagCAGTGAGTCATATTTtctagttattaaaaaatgtaaattttatatggAGCACATAtgttataatcaataaaaatttaatgtacCGTGATTTGTAAAGTTTGCGTCTTTCGAAGTAGATCATCCAACTTTTGACCTCTGTCTATCAATTTTTGAATACCATCCATTAACATACGTCGTATTTCGACTAATTGGATCTCCAATTTTGGTATAGCGTTTGATTCCTGCTGATTGTATTCGTCCTAGAACGATtacaatttctattaatttattgacATATGTtttgttgataaaaaataaataaataaataaaaaacattaattaatacattaacatagtaataataattattttttttatatttgtcattacgttttatcgtattaaattgttaaattaaagAGATAATTCGTAAATGATTGTAACAAATTTTGATAtgatcataaaaaagaattctttgcAAATGTGTTAAGTTCTTTATACCTTTAGTACAGTTATCATATAATAcaacttaaataataaatgaagaaacaaTACGTACAATAATTTGTTGAAGTGGTTTAGAAAGATCTGCGACGGCTAGATTAGTTAGATCCCTCGATAGATCAGCAAGTATCGGTAACTCTCTGTAAATATTTCTCAACCTGTCAAGAAAGATTTGAGAACAAGATTCTAATCGGGATACTGCCGATGAAGATTCTGGTTTTATTGTCAAACAAGCATAATGTAGTTCTCCGATCAATAGATGCACCATATATCTAGAAACAATACATAAAATGGAAATTTTCTATGTGatttttataacgataaagaaaaaaaaaaggctcGTTTatctaacgatcgattttcattAATCGAATTGTCcctaaaatttttaaaaacaataaacgaataataaatatataatagccaaaatatacatacaaagaaaaaagaaatccactTTTTTGTTAGATAATAACGAGCACGAGAACGCACCGAAATCAGATCGAGGATTTgcgatttatcgatatattttgcGATCGAGCTTACTTGCCCCGATCGAGGCTGGTCCTGTCGTTTTCAAGATTCTTAATGTCCTGTATCGTAGTTAAAGCAATTTCACGACAATCGGCTTCGGGATCGACCAAGTAATCTGCGACGATCTTGCAACCAGATTTCTCCCAAAATGCAACGACTGCGTAATGAACGATCAccgacatttttattattatttcaccGAATGAAAAGACGATTatattcgaagaagaaactaaTGCGTTAATACAACGAAAACGAATAATTTGTGGCAAAAAGATTTTATGTCTATATTTTCGTGTTCGTCGTTTGATTACTCGCGTACCgaatgacgaagaaaaaatttcgataaattcgataaacACATTACGCATaccaaagaaaaatgaacatgattctctccctctttgttTTACCGATATGCATATCCGTTCGTTGTCAGTGACCGCactctttcgataaaatatatgataccG contains:
- the LOC127065316 gene encoding glutathione S-transferase-like, with the translated sequence MQYKLSYFDVMGLGEPIRFLLSYGGAKFEDIRIDREQWGKFKPATPFGQMPILEFDGKVYSQTLPICRYLAKKYNLNGKTDLDDLQIDAIANALHDLRKQVALFYRSTDPNEKAKRKEEVLTTTLPFYLKKLEELAHNNGGYLHGGQLSYADLFFVAISDSINNACELDIGENNPNLKSLREKVLAIPKIKEWVQKRPKLEF
- the LOC127065315 gene encoding uncharacterized protein LOC127065315 — encoded protein: MRNVFIEFIEIFSSSFGTRVIKRRTRKYRHKIFLPQIIRFRCINALVSSSNIIVFSFGEIIIKMSVIVHYAVVAFWEKSGCKIVADYLVDPEADCREIALTTIQDIKNLENDRTSLDRGKYMVHLLIGELHYACLTIKPESSSAVSRLESCSQIFLDRLRNIYRELPILADLSRDLTNLAVADLSKPLQQIIDEYNQQESNAIPKLEIQLVEIRRMLMDGIQKLIDRGQKLDDLLRKTQTLQITSRKDFHVATKIPRKKNVFLAATAATLMFLSTSLFVFLLYIGIL